The proteins below come from a single Limnobaculum xujianqingii genomic window:
- a CDS encoding phage holin, lambda family translates to MRMPEKNIGFWAEVWNWINTNTPVISGALMAFLVAVARSMKEGEGLKRSLLEATLCGILSLGIISAFEYFGLPPNLATLFGVIIGFLGTKKLAEILDTLIGRRIGGHNGNQSDRNKPN, encoded by the coding sequence ATGCGTATGCCAGAAAAAAACATAGGGTTCTGGGCGGAAGTTTGGAACTGGATCAACACCAATACCCCGGTCATTTCTGGCGCGTTAATGGCTTTTCTCGTTGCAGTAGCCAGGTCAATGAAAGAAGGGGAAGGGCTTAAAAGATCGCTGCTTGAAGCCACTCTATGTGGAATATTAAGCCTCGGCATTATCTCAGCATTTGAATACTTCGGTCTCCCACCCAACCTGGCCACGTTATTCGGCGTCATCATCGGATTTCTGGGCACGAAGAAACTGGCTGAAATACTCGACACATTAATTGGACGCCGGATAGGAGGTCACAATGGAAACCAGTCAGACCGGAATAAACCTAATTAA
- a CDS encoding lysozyme: protein METSQTGINLIKEFEGCRLKAYVCPAGVLTIGYGHTDQVKRGDEITISQAERYLRGDLVKFEADVSRLVRVPLTQGQFDALVSFAYNVGSRALSTSTLLKKLNAQDYIGAAHEFQRWNKADGKVLDGLVKRRRMERRRFES, encoded by the coding sequence ATGGAAACCAGTCAGACCGGAATAAACCTAATTAAAGAATTTGAGGGATGCAGGTTAAAGGCGTATGTATGCCCTGCTGGTGTCCTCACGATTGGCTACGGCCATACTGACCAGGTGAAGCGCGGTGATGAAATCACTATTAGTCAGGCAGAACGATACCTGAGAGGTGACTTAGTCAAGTTTGAGGCTGATGTGAGTCGTCTGGTGAGGGTGCCACTGACACAGGGACAGTTTGATGCGCTAGTCTCCTTTGCTTATAACGTAGGATCGCGTGCCCTGAGCACATCCACACTGCTGAAAAAACTGAATGCACAGGATTATATCGGTGCCGCTCATGAGTTTCAGCGCTGGAATAAGGCAGACGGTAAGGTACTGGATGGCTTAGTCAAGCGCCGGAGAATGGAACGGCGGAGGTTTGAATCATGA
- the lysC gene encoding Rz1-like lysis system protein LysC encodes MLSLTSCASESPKLIVPLPIPQTLFIKCHAPDYWVKTYGDYPGYVAELLVVIEQCNNQISAIEKIERKRSK; translated from the coding sequence ATGCTGTCTCTGACCAGTTGCGCCAGCGAGTCGCCGAAGTTAATAGTACCGTTGCCGATACCACAAACGTTGTTCATTAAATGCCATGCCCCGGATTACTGGGTAAAGACTTACGGCGATTATCCGGGCTATGTTGCTGAGCTGCTGGTGGTGATTGAGCAATGTAACAATCAGATATCAGCAATAGAGAAGATAGAAAGAAAGCGGAGCAAATAA